In Methanosarcina siciliae T4/M, one genomic interval encodes:
- a CDS encoding IS1634 family transposase, with protein MMPTRRIKKINGIEYWYEDIPYYDKEKKQIRHKSKYLGRNVNGEPVRVRDALNSSENICPVSKPLKAYNYGELLPLQWITDELKIGEYLGDLFNGKERNMILSMVFNRIARPTAMYNLKTWYESSALSLKWPELPLKSQNISNLLSKVGDSDIPSTFMGKMFRNLGTKSTLIYDLTSFSSYSQMMNLLEYGYNRDGLDLPQINLSMIVDKEKGIPVMYDIYPGSIVDVTTLKNTIKKIKAYGVEDYTLVMDRGFFSKGNIEELLHEEVPFIMPAAMTLKSVKQLMSSVQKDIESPEYLHKYNKKPIFVKPVTLEEKEFKINGYCFYDPKREIEEKNAFYSRIYDVKEKIEETAIPGWRKAGEVFKERAGYMASFYSWKQIDDHFKITIKKNAVSQRINRMGKFFLFYNGERGWMECLTVYRERDVVEKGFKTMKNDIQSLPLNTKKDSTTKGFLFVCFIGLIIRMRLLNIMKEKGILKDYTVESLLLELEKIKKIELENGESIVTELTRKQREIMEKLNLCA; from the coding sequence ATGATGCCCACACGCCGTATCAAGAAGATCAATGGAATTGAATACTGGTATGAAGACATTCCCTACTATGATAAAGAAAAGAAACAGATTCGTCATAAATCCAAATACCTGGGAAGAAACGTTAATGGCGAACCTGTTAGAGTTCGGGATGCTTTAAACTCCAGTGAAAACATATGCCCAGTTTCCAAGCCCTTGAAAGCCTACAACTATGGTGAGCTTCTCCCCTTACAGTGGATAACAGATGAACTTAAGATTGGAGAGTATCTTGGAGATCTGTTCAACGGAAAAGAAAGGAATATGATTCTTTCAATGGTTTTCAACCGTATAGCTCGTCCTACAGCCATGTATAACCTTAAAACCTGGTATGAGAGTTCTGCTCTTTCCCTTAAGTGGCCTGAGTTACCTTTGAAAAGCCAAAATATCAGTAACTTGCTTTCTAAAGTAGGGGATAGCGACATTCCTTCCACATTTATGGGTAAAATGTTCAGAAATCTCGGGACAAAAAGCACATTAATTTACGACCTTACCAGTTTCTCGAGCTATTCCCAAATGATGAATTTACTTGAATACGGATACAATAGAGACGGTTTAGATCTTCCTCAAATAAATCTCTCCATGATAGTGGATAAAGAAAAAGGCATTCCCGTGATGTATGATATCTATCCTGGAAGTATTGTTGATGTTACAACCCTTAAAAACACAATCAAGAAGATAAAAGCTTACGGAGTGGAAGATTACACACTGGTAATGGACAGGGGATTTTTCAGTAAAGGCAACATTGAGGAGTTGCTCCATGAAGAAGTTCCGTTTATTATGCCGGCTGCTATGACACTTAAAAGTGTCAAGCAGCTCATGAGTTCGGTACAAAAAGACATTGAAAGTCCGGAATACCTTCATAAGTACAACAAGAAACCGATATTTGTAAAACCGGTGACTCTTGAAGAAAAGGAGTTCAAGATAAATGGATATTGTTTCTATGATCCAAAAAGAGAAATAGAAGAGAAGAATGCATTTTACTCAAGGATTTATGATGTGAAGGAAAAAATAGAAGAAACAGCAATTCCGGGATGGAGAAAAGCAGGAGAAGTCTTCAAAGAAAGAGCAGGGTATATGGCAAGTTTCTATTCATGGAAACAAATTGATGATCATTTCAAGATCACAATCAAGAAGAATGCGGTTTCGCAGAGAATAAACAGGATGGGAAAGTTTTTTCTCTTTTACAATGGGGAACGCGGCTGGATGGAATGCCTTACGGTATACAGAGAAAGAGATGTTGTTGAAAAAGGATTCAAAACAATGAAAAATGACATTCAGTCACTTCCACTCAATACAAAGAAGGATTCGACAACAAAAGGCTTCTTATTTGTCTGTTTCATTGGACTCATAATTAGAATGAGGCTCCTGAATATAATGAAGGAAAAGGGGATCCTCAAGGACTATACAGTAGAGAGTTTACTCTTAGAACTTGAAAAAATCAAAAAGATAGAGCTTGAAAATGGAGAGTCAATAGTTACAGAACTAACAAGGAAGCAAAGAGAGATCATGGAAAAATTAAATTTATGCGCCTAA
- a CDS encoding NosD domain-containing protein, which produces MTFGIGSNNSLNVRFEPGDGGNNWNTSLASGSNIVCGPYIGGNFWAKPDGTGFSQICVDLDRNGIGDLPYMYILQSFSTLWIFQNTIVTSPTEIE; this is translated from the coding sequence ATTACTTTTGGGATAGGCTCTAACAATAGTCTAAATGTAAGGTTTGAACCTGGCGATGGGGGAAATAACTGGAACACTTCACTTGCTTCAGGCAGTAATATTGTCTGTGGCCCTTACATTGGAGGAAACTTCTGGGCAAAGCCAGATGGGACCGGATTCTCCCAGATCTGCGTGGATCTGGATAGGAATGGGATCGGAGACCTGCCTTATATGTACATTCTGCAGAGTTTTTCCACACTCTGGATTTTTCAGAATACGATAGTTACCTCTCCTACCGAAATCGAATAG
- a CDS encoding transposase: protein MSFREIDDVLWNSIEPYLPPQKPLTGRPRANMRKLMNGIFYVVMTGCTWKDVPKRYGSKSTVHRFHLYLCEHGIYQKIFNELLNKGYDLNKIDLSQCFTDTKDVPAKKGGISATMVTKK from the coding sequence ATGTCATTTCGTGAAATCGATGATGTTCTATGGAACTCCATAGAACCTTATCTTCCTCCACAGAAACCACTTACAGGAAGGCCGCGTGCAAATATGAGGAAGTTAATGAATGGTATTTTTTACGTTGTTATGACCGGTTGTACGTGGAAAGACGTTCCCAAGAGATATGGATCAAAGTCAACAGTTCATAGATTTCATCTATATCTGTGTGAACATGGTATCTATCAGAAGATTTTCAATGAACTTTTGAACAAAGGTTACGATTTGAATAAAATAGATCTTTCTCAATGCTTTACTGATACAAAGGATGTTCCGGCTAAAAAAGGGGGAATATCGGCTACGATGGTCACAAAAAAATAA
- a CDS encoding IS5/IS1182 family transposase: protein MSVLVDLQGLPLSIIIVPANKNDSTLYIPTLKNFNIKRPIGRPVNRPSKVTADAMYDTAKIRKYNRRRGIKSNIPVNKRNRKKKKIGRPIKVDQEEYKKKSIVERFFSWIESCKKVFPRYEIKETSYLGVVMVAAIIRLNELLG, encoded by the coding sequence ATAAGCGTTTTAGTAGATTTACAAGGTCTACCTCTTTCGATTATTATTGTTCCTGCAAATAAGAATGATTCTACACTTTATATACCGACACTTAAAAATTTCAATATAAAGAGACCTATAGGAAGGCCTGTTAACAGGCCTTCCAAAGTAACAGCTGATGCAATGTATGATACAGCTAAAATTAGAAAATATAACAGGAGAAGAGGAATAAAGTCCAATATACCAGTAAATAAAAGAAATCGGAAGAAAAAGAAGATAGGAAGACCAATAAAGGTAGATCAGGAAGAATACAAAAAGAAAAGCATAGTAGAAAGGTTCTTTAGCTGGATAGAGTCATGCAAGAAAGTATTTCCAAGATATGAAATTAAAGAGACATCATATTTAGGAGTTGTAATGGTAGCAGCAATAATTAGATTAAATGAGCTTTTGGGATAG
- a CDS encoding right-handed parallel beta-helix repeat-containing protein, which yields MKYTLIFIEDYIRTKGGKEIRNRTIFLRILLFIFIISISATASAREITVDDDSGADFRSIQEAVNNSVPGDIIIVRPGTYTENVLVNITGLTIRSESNNGNAQVKPLNESKSTFLIKADSITISGLNITGANKDYKKGAIILYSDMNNVTGNTIENGYILLGPERSGNLIAENKVLNGGRIHISCCGRNNTVSGNTVSNSSTGIYEWDQGADIRNNRITDCDYGIELGFSSSGRIDNNTILNCDVGILLGEACDVDIINNTIMSCAECGIFDTENNGRRRIYNNYFMSLSQKLI from the coding sequence ATGAAGTATACATTAATATTCATAGAAGATTATATTAGAACTAAAGGGGGGAAGGAAATAAGGAATAGAACAATTTTTTTAAGAATTTTGCTTTTCATTTTTATAATATCTATTTCAGCTACTGCATCAGCAAGGGAAATTACAGTAGATGATGATTCTGGAGCTGATTTCAGATCAATTCAGGAAGCTGTGAATAATTCTGTTCCAGGGGACATAATAATCGTGAGGCCTGGAACTTATACTGAAAACGTTCTTGTCAATATAACAGGTCTAACTATCAGGTCAGAATCAAACAATGGCAATGCGCAGGTAAAACCGCTGAACGAAAGTAAAAGTACCTTTCTGATAAAAGCTGATAGTATAACGATTAGCGGTTTAAATATAACAGGGGCCAATAAGGATTATAAAAAAGGTGCAATCATTCTTTATAGCGATATGAATAATGTGACAGGTAATACCATTGAAAATGGTTATATTCTTCTGGGGCCCGAAAGGTCAGGCAATTTAATAGCCGAAAATAAAGTTTTAAACGGTGGACGTATACATATTTCCTGCTGTGGAAGAAATAACACAGTATCAGGTAATACGGTCTCAAATTCTTCCACTGGCATCTATGAATGGGACCAGGGAGCAGATATTCGTAATAACAGGATTACTGACTGTGATTATGGGATTGAGCTTGGTTTTTCAAGTTCAGGAAGAATTGACAATAATACAATATTAAACTGTGATGTAGGGATTCTTTTAGGAGAAGCTTGTGATGTTGATATAATCAACAATACAATAATGTCCTGTGCAGAATGCGGAATTTTTGATACGGAAAATAATGGCCGTAGAAGAATCTACAATAATTATTTTATGAGCCTATCCCAAAAGCTCATTTAA
- the mtaA gene encoding methylcobamide:CoM methyltransferase MtaA: protein MEKPNFRTEILRTLEGKTPAQIPVGTFTTAPVLELMDLSGAARPEADSQPEKMALLAFSQYVNASFETLRYPFDMVVLVEALGCRVDPGTKAKTPAVLNGPMELSPVVPKLPEDLLERGRIPAVLKATEILREKAGSNLPLIVGMEGPADLASSLCGITRFLKWTIKRPHIITRLIDLCTDACIMYARECLKSGADVVVIADAVSSPDMISPEAFRTLIKPGMARIPKALGGGKSVLHICGAADPIITDMTECGFDGLSLEEGIKDLKSAVNTAHEAGTAVIGSVSTSRTLFRGGPEDVKKEAFTCMESGVDFLAPGCGLAPETPLRNLKALVEARNEFCGRK from the coding sequence ATGGAAAAACCGAACTTCAGGACAGAAATCCTCAGAACCCTCGAAGGAAAAACTCCCGCTCAGATACCGGTCGGCACTTTCACAACCGCGCCTGTGCTCGAACTCATGGACCTGAGCGGAGCAGCCAGACCCGAGGCTGACAGCCAGCCTGAAAAAATGGCATTACTTGCTTTTTCCCAGTATGTAAATGCCTCTTTTGAAACCCTCAGGTATCCCTTTGACATGGTGGTGCTCGTGGAAGCTCTTGGCTGTAGAGTTGATCCGGGTACGAAAGCAAAGACTCCTGCTGTGCTGAATGGTCCAATGGAACTTTCGCCTGTAGTCCCCAAACTCCCTGAAGACCTCCTTGAAAGGGGCAGAATCCCCGCTGTCCTGAAAGCCACGGAAATCCTCCGGGAAAAAGCCGGATCGAACCTACCCTTAATTGTGGGAATGGAAGGTCCGGCTGACCTTGCAAGCTCCCTCTGCGGAATCACTCGCTTCCTTAAATGGACAATCAAAAGGCCCCATATCATAACAAGGCTCATCGATCTTTGCACCGACGCATGTATAATGTATGCCAGGGAATGCCTGAAAAGTGGAGCTGACGTTGTCGTTATTGCAGATGCGGTTTCTTCTCCTGATATGATTTCTCCGGAAGCCTTCAGGACTTTGATAAAACCCGGCATGGCAAGGATTCCTAAAGCTCTCGGGGGAGGTAAAAGCGTGCTCCACATCTGTGGGGCTGCGGATCCTATAATTACAGACATGACAGAGTGCGGGTTTGACGGGCTCAGTCTTGAGGAAGGCATAAAAGACCTGAAAAGCGCTGTTAATACCGCTCATGAAGCCGGCACAGCTGTAATCGGCAGCGTATCAACCTCCAGGACCCTTTTCAGGGGCGGCCCTGAAGATGTGAAAAAGGAGGCTTTCACCTGTATGGAAAGCGGAGTGGACTTCCTTGCTCCGGGTTGCGGGCTTGCACCCGAAACTCCCCTCCGGAATTTGAAAGCCCTGGTGGAAGCAAGGAACGAGTTTTGCGGGAGAAAATGA
- a CDS encoding flavodoxin family protein, producing MIKDLKILGVGGSPRKNGNTDVLLESFLKGAESAGAKTGKVLLRDYSIEPCIGCERCRKTGTCTRFHDGMSLLYPEIEDAKGLILGSPTYNYNVTAQMKALIDRLYPYYNFTNDRPRRYSSRLAGQGRKAIVFSVCEQLEIEEMGFTLGALGMPFEALGYEIVEKFPVTGYFERGAVSRDEELLRKTFEAGRKMAEILR from the coding sequence ATGATTAAAGATCTAAAAATTCTTGGAGTTGGAGGAAGCCCCCGGAAAAATGGGAATACTGACGTGCTGCTTGAGAGCTTTTTGAAAGGGGCGGAATCGGCAGGAGCTAAAACCGGAAAAGTCCTTTTAAGGGATTATTCGATCGAGCCCTGTATCGGCTGCGAAAGGTGTCGGAAAACCGGGACTTGCACCAGGTTCCATGATGGAATGAGCCTGCTTTATCCCGAGATCGAGGATGCAAAAGGGCTTATCCTCGGTTCTCCCACCTACAACTACAATGTAACTGCCCAGATGAAAGCCTTAATTGACCGGCTCTACCCTTACTACAATTTCACGAACGACCGCCCCAGGCGTTATTCGAGCAGGCTAGCAGGGCAGGGGAGAAAAGCAATTGTTTTTTCGGTCTGCGAACAGCTGGAAATCGAAGAAATGGGTTTTACACTCGGAGCGCTCGGAATGCCCTTTGAAGCCCTGGGCTATGAGATCGTGGAAAAGTTTCCGGTAACAGGATATTTTGAAAGGGGAGCGGTTTCAAGGGATGAAGAACTTCTGAGGAAAACGTTTGAAGCAGGCAGAAAAATGGCAGAAATTCTTCGTTGA
- a CDS encoding glycosyltransferase family 2 protein, with amino-acid sequence MSNELIVGNNTQYQVHIENPHFREVSSQNITVILPAFNEEVSIGSIVLLTKFYSDNVIVVDDGSSDRTAEISGKAGAHVIVHEANKGKGAALKTGFEAAANLGADIIVTMDSDGQHNPAEIPKLVTPIIDGYAEMVNGSRYLSHKDKNTPIYRRVGQTILDTATNMNSGLKITDSQSGFRAFAASTKNVFRFGTQGMAIESEMLADAGRSGLRIKEVEIGVRYDVDCSTISPVQHGLGVLVMVLKDIEFNKPLYYFTVPGLSLGVGGLYMGAHFLQNFTMGGGLSFGPTMLMVLFIVIGTFMALTGIMLHSVSAIMREAKVT; translated from the coding sequence TTGAGTAACGAACTGATTGTGGGTAATAATACTCAGTACCAGGTCCATATAGAGAACCCACATTTCAGGGAGGTATCATCTCAAAATATAACTGTCATTCTTCCAGCTTTTAACGAGGAAGTCTCCATCGGCAGCATAGTCCTTCTTACTAAATTCTATTCTGACAACGTAATCGTAGTCGATGACGGAAGCTCTGACCGCACTGCCGAAATTTCCGGGAAAGCAGGAGCTCACGTGATTGTGCATGAGGCCAATAAAGGCAAGGGAGCAGCCCTCAAAACCGGTTTTGAAGCCGCAGCCAATCTGGGTGCCGATATAATAGTGACAATGGACTCGGACGGTCAGCATAATCCCGCTGAAATTCCCAAACTTGTAACCCCTATTATTGACGGCTACGCTGAAATGGTCAATGGGAGTCGTTACCTTTCCCACAAAGACAAAAACACTCCTATCTACCGCCGTGTCGGCCAGACAATACTTGATACGGCTACAAATATGAACTCCGGTCTCAAGATCACCGATTCACAAAGCGGTTTCCGCGCTTTTGCCGCTTCTACTAAAAACGTGTTCCGCTTCGGTACACAGGGCATGGCAATAGAAAGCGAAATGCTTGCCGATGCAGGCAGGTCCGGACTGCGGATCAAGGAAGTCGAAATCGGGGTAAGGTATGATGTGGACTGTTCAACCATAAGCCCGGTCCAACATGGTTTAGGCGTCCTTGTCATGGTCTTGAAAGATATCGAGTTCAACAAGCCTCTTTATTACTTCACGGTCCCGGGACTATCTCTTGGGGTTGGAGGACTCTACATGGGTGCCCATTTTCTGCAAAACTTCACTATGGGAGGAGGCTTATCTTTCGGGCCTACCATGCTTATGGTTCTGTTTATTGTTATAGGGACCTTCATGGCATTGACAGGGATAATGCTGCATTCGGTGTCGGCAATTATGAGGGAAGCTAAGGTGACTTAA
- a CDS encoding glycosyltransferase family 2 protein has product MYGREKFASVVILSYNSKEDLMECIPSLMSQTYPGFEIIVVDNASRDGSEEFVRTNYPEIKVVQTGKNLGYAAGNNAGFEVAEGEYIVVINPDTVVDSNWLSKLINPFDSDPEIAATTSKILIYSQNEIINTCANTNHYTGLTFCRGFNKPSREFDSYQEVGSVSGCSFAIRRDILKNLNGFDSDFFLYQEDADLSWRIRFAGGRIMYVPESIIYHKYKLSISPWKEFYLERNRYLILLKNFSSRTLLLLLPALIVTEIVTMGHAVLNGPRYIYSKLQAYLWVIKNIKEILTKRHETICKKTTTDREFFGFLDWKIPFEQVIKFPMISKTVDIVFNSFYAFHMKLISRIV; this is encoded by the coding sequence ATGTATGGTAGAGAGAAATTTGCAAGTGTTGTTATTCTCTCATATAACAGCAAGGAAGATCTTATGGAGTGTATTCCCTCTCTAATGTCTCAAACATATCCAGGTTTCGAAATAATTGTAGTAGATAACGCATCTAGGGACGGTAGTGAGGAATTCGTGAGAACTAACTATCCTGAGATAAAGGTAGTTCAGACAGGAAAAAACCTCGGGTATGCAGCAGGGAATAATGCCGGATTTGAGGTCGCGGAAGGAGAATATATAGTAGTTATAAATCCAGATACTGTTGTAGACTCCAACTGGCTTTCCAAGCTAATAAACCCTTTTGACAGTGATCCTGAAATTGCGGCCACGACTTCAAAGATTTTGATATATTCCCAAAATGAAATAATAAACACGTGTGCAAATACAAACCACTATACTGGACTTACCTTCTGCAGGGGCTTCAATAAGCCTTCACGTGAGTTTGATAGCTACCAGGAAGTAGGATCGGTCTCAGGATGTTCATTTGCAATAAGGCGCGATATACTAAAAAATCTTAATGGTTTTGACTCGGATTTTTTCCTTTATCAGGAAGATGCGGATCTTTCCTGGAGAATACGTTTTGCGGGAGGTAGGATAATGTATGTTCCTGAGTCCATAATATATCACAAGTATAAACTGTCAATATCCCCCTGGAAAGAATTTTACCTGGAAAGAAATCGTTACTTAATTTTATTGAAAAACTTTAGTTCAAGAACATTGTTATTATTATTGCCTGCACTCATAGTGACTGAAATTGTTACAATGGGTCATGCTGTTTTAAACGGTCCGAGATACATTTACAGTAAATTGCAGGCTTATTTATGGGTTATAAAAAATATTAAAGAAATTTTGACAAAAAGACACGAAACTATTTGTAAAAAAACAACTACTGACAGAGAGTTTTTTGGATTTTTGGATTGGAAAATCCCTTTTGAACAGGTCATTAAATTCCCTATGATTAGTAAAACAGTTGATATCGTTTTCAACTCTTTTTATGCATTTCATATGAAACTGATAAGCAGAATAGTCTAA
- the pssD gene encoding PssD/Cps14F family polysaccharide biosynthesis glycosyltransferase, whose translation MKICLTCSHGGHLTEILQLMDAFEGNDIFFITYEGARSSELTKKYTMKNLGKKPLRFLLSVPKVFGILLCEKPDIIISTGSEIAIPVFYAAKVLRIKTMFIESLCRVEEPSITGKIVYPISDVFLVQWKELLSKFGKKAQYWGNVL comes from the coding sequence ATGAAGATCTGCCTTACCTGCTCGCACGGTGGTCATCTTACTGAAATCCTGCAACTTATGGACGCATTCGAAGGTAATGATATCTTTTTTATAACCTATGAAGGAGCCAGGTCCAGCGAACTCACAAAGAAATATACTATGAAAAATCTGGGTAAAAAGCCTTTAAGATTTCTGCTCAGTGTACCAAAAGTATTTGGCATTCTCCTGTGTGAGAAACCTGATATTATCATTTCAACAGGTTCTGAGATTGCAATCCCTGTTTTTTATGCCGCGAAAGTCCTCCGGATAAAAACCATGTTCATCGAAAGCCTGTGCAGAGTAGAAGAGCCTTCTATTACTGGAAAAATAGTATATCCGATATCCGATGTTTTTTTGGTCCAGTGGAAAGAGTTGCTCTCTAAGTTTGGAAAAAAAGCACAATATTGGGGGAATGTGCTTTGA
- the pssE gene encoding PssE/Cps14G family polysaccharide biosynthesis glycosyltransferase — MIFVTVGSHYQGFDRLIKKMDEIAGKTDETVIMQIGYTTYKPVNAEYFSFLEGFEEILRLNREARVVVSHAGAGSIVTALKEKNPVIVVPRLKRYNEHMNDHQLEIAKAMSENRNVTVIHDIDSLDDCLKSDFYFIEDFVDDRLKVQLKKYILSLS; from the coding sequence TTGATATTTGTAACAGTTGGTAGCCATTATCAGGGTTTTGATAGGCTAATAAAGAAAATGGATGAAATTGCAGGAAAAACTGATGAAACGGTAATAATGCAAATCGGGTACACAACTTATAAACCTGTAAATGCCGAATACTTCAGTTTCTTAGAAGGCTTTGAAGAAATACTGAGATTGAACCGGGAAGCTCGAGTTGTAGTAAGTCATGCCGGAGCCGGTTCCATCGTTACTGCACTTAAAGAAAAAAATCCTGTAATAGTGGTTCCCAGACTTAAGAGATATAATGAACACATGAATGACCATCAATTGGAAATTGCAAAGGCAATGTCTGAAAATAGAAATGTTACAGTTATTCATGATATTGATTCTCTAGATGATTGTTTAAAGTCTGATTTCTATTTCATTGAAGACTTTGTTGACGATAGGCTTAAGGTCCAGTTAAAAAAATACATTTTATCTTTATCCTAA
- a CDS encoding glycosyltransferase family 4 protein, producing the protein MLMRICVITSAKFPPEEGIGNYIYNMSKEFIKKGHAVTVITRGNFQKTNLENYDGIKIYRVPFIFLYPFHVHLHGIFVNKFFKSIEDNFDVIHVHSPLPPLVKSRLPVLLTIHSPMKSGASVLKITDLFSLATKFQAKYISYPLEKKLMKNSSAVTAVSSTVSKNLEDYGLKAEDIKLIYNGVDQNIFFPSVTKPEEKYILYTGRISYGKGLIELIDCAKEVCKIREDVNFILAGDGPLLPNLKKKIIYMNLQNRVKFLGRVNRNTIIDLYQNATIFAFPSYYEGLPGSLLEAMACKLPIVATKVPGNMELIEHNRNGILISPKDSSAISKAIMDLLDDSSKREILGKNARKTIEDKFTWDVVSNRILSYYSSVL; encoded by the coding sequence ATGCTTATGAGGATATGCGTTATTACATCTGCAAAATTCCCACCTGAAGAAGGCATTGGAAATTACATCTATAATATGTCCAAAGAATTTATTAAGAAAGGACATGCTGTTACGGTCATTACTCGTGGGAATTTTCAAAAAACAAATTTAGAAAATTATGATGGGATTAAAATATACAGAGTTCCTTTTATCTTCTTATATCCCTTTCATGTACATCTTCATGGAATTTTTGTAAATAAATTTTTTAAGTCTATAGAAGATAATTTTGATGTTATTCATGTACACAGCCCATTGCCTCCTTTAGTTAAATCTCGACTTCCCGTGTTACTTACAATTCATTCTCCAATGAAAAGTGGTGCAAGTGTTTTAAAGATTACAGATTTATTTTCTCTTGCTACAAAGTTTCAAGCAAAGTATATCAGTTATCCTCTTGAAAAAAAATTGATGAAGAATTCCTCGGCGGTTACTGCAGTTTCAAGTACCGTTTCAAAAAATCTAGAGGATTATGGGCTTAAAGCTGAAGATATTAAATTGATTTATAATGGAGTAGATCAAAATATTTTCTTCCCATCTGTCACAAAACCTGAAGAGAAATATATTCTTTATACTGGAAGAATAAGTTATGGAAAAGGTTTAATTGAACTAATTGATTGTGCAAAAGAAGTTTGCAAAATTCGAGAAGATGTTAATTTTATTTTAGCTGGAGATGGCCCTCTTCTTCCTAATTTGAAGAAGAAAATCATATATATGAATCTTCAGAATCGAGTCAAATTTTTAGGACGAGTAAATAGGAACACAATTATAGATCTGTATCAAAATGCAACAATTTTTGCTTTCCCATCTTATTACGAAGGTCTTCCCGGTTCGCTTCTAGAAGCAATGGCTTGCAAGCTTCCTATTGTTGCTACTAAAGTCCCTGGAAATATGGAGCTTATTGAACATAATAGAAATGGTATTTTGATTTCTCCAAAAGATTCATCTGCAATTTCTAAAGCAATTATGGATTTACTTGATGACTCAAGTAAAAGAGAGATACTAGGTAAAAATGCAAGAAAAACAATTGAAGACAAATTTACATGGGATGTCGTCTCAAATAGAATTTTAAGCTATTATAGTTCAGTTTTATAA
- a CDS encoding glycosyltransferase family 4 protein, translating to MKVCIVCYGLREYNIRLQPWRYISEIASGIYQKNIDVTIITDGSLEREIFQHIPIINIKRLRKLPFQFNRELISVIQSEKPDVILWSVTALDYLYLNMFKQINIPIIGMFTGPIYKLSDITRIGTYVIIKNIKFLSTHVIYASLPPFFIRNLVNSPYCNKIFVMSRKNKEIIIEIGGNREKVVHIPAGIDEYEFEMYEDYSSIISRYHLDEKSFNILYFGSPLSIRGIDHLIKSISKVRSVYPCVKLLILSRRRNNELNNEEINLQNLILKLDIEKNVHIISGFLDKDEVKKFIGFSDLIVLPFKIVPSDVPTSVLESMAMGKVVVSTDIDGIPELLEDGRGFVVQPNKEEDLVEKIFFSIKNQDIIKNMGEKAASHMQTHPKWSEVSELALSEVTKIFDKRSQSEVNL from the coding sequence GTGAAAGTGTGTATAGTATGCTATGGACTAAGAGAGTATAATATCCGACTTCAACCATGGAGATACATTTCTGAAATTGCAAGTGGAATTTATCAAAAAAATATTGACGTTACAATAATTACCGATGGCTCTTTGGAGAGAGAGATTTTCCAACATATTCCAATAATAAATATCAAAAGGCTCAGGAAATTGCCATTTCAATTTAATAGAGAATTAATTTCTGTAATTCAATCTGAAAAGCCAGATGTAATTTTATGGTCAGTTACAGCTCTTGATTACCTTTATTTGAATATGTTCAAACAAATAAATATACCTATAATTGGAATGTTTACAGGTCCAATTTACAAGCTTTCAGACATAACAAGAATTGGAACTTATGTAATAATCAAGAACATAAAATTTTTGTCAACACATGTTATTTATGCTTCTCTTCCACCTTTTTTTATTCGTAATTTAGTGAACTCTCCATATTGCAATAAGATCTTTGTCATGAGTCGTAAAAATAAAGAAATTATTATAGAAATAGGTGGAAACAGGGAAAAAGTAGTTCACATTCCCGCAGGTATAGATGAATACGAGTTTGAAATGTATGAAGATTACAGTTCAATTATTAGTAGATATCATCTTGATGAGAAATCATTTAATATTCTTTACTTTGGATCTCCTCTTTCTATTAGAGGTATAGATCATCTTATCAAATCAATTTCAAAAGTTAGATCTGTATATCCTTGTGTTAAACTTCTAATCCTCTCTAGGCGTAGAAATAACGAATTAAATAATGAAGAGATTAATCTTCAAAACTTAATTCTAAAGCTTGATATTGAAAAAAACGTTCACATAATTTCCGGCTTTCTAGACAAAGATGAGGTGAAGAAATTTATCGGTTTTTCCGACTTAATAGTCTTACCTTTTAAAATAGTGCCTTCTGACGTGCCGACAAGTGTTCTTGAATCAATGGCTATGGGAAAAGTTGTTGTTTCCACAGATATCGACGGTATACCTGAGTTACTCGAAGATGGGAGAGGTTTTGTTGTCCAACCAAACAAAGAGGAAGATCTTGTGGAAAAAATCTTTTTCTCTATAAAAAATCAAGATATTATAAAAAATATGGGTGAGAAAGCTGCATCTCATATGCAAACACATCCAAAGTGGAGTGAAGTCTCAGAACTTGCTCTATCTGAAGTTACAAAAATCTTTGATAAAAGATCCCAAAGTGAGGTGAATCTGTGA